A section of the Mangifera indica cultivar Alphonso chromosome 12, CATAS_Mindica_2.1, whole genome shotgun sequence genome encodes:
- the LOC123192358 gene encoding (3S,6E)-nerolidol synthase 1-like, producing MAFCFPAFSSFSSYNLNVPRKISKTGKPNFILRGSLSNNYEKQSDALEKDTVLKSNLVKHLKHPMGHPSVIEDIHVEHARKLKAFKHMIGRVGEDSFEGLAIIDAVQRLSIDYHFQDEIQQILRRQYVISTSDPFQHHHCLQETSLRFRLLRQEGFNVPTDVFNRFTNKDGKFNQRLKEDINGLLDLYEASQLCVQGEDVLDEARQFSSKLLNDSMTKLVDYQAEIVRNTLSYPYHRTLARFVAKNFFLRYFQGENRWINVFQDLAKMDFSLVQSLHQSEIVQVSKWWKDLGLANKLKFARDQPLKWYLWSLACFTDADMSWQRIEFTKAVSFIYIIDDIFDVYGTLDELTIFTDIVKRWDHAAIDQLPDYMKICFQVLDDVTNEISYKVYKEHGFNPVHSLRKAWSSLCNAFLVEAKWFTGGSMPKAEEYLKNGIISSGIHLMLVHVFFLLGQNVTKETVQLIGNNPGIISSTATILRLWDDLGSAKDENQDGKDGSYVDYYMREHQISDVKAAEKHTMDKISDAWKCLNKECLSSNPFSCSFIRTSLNLARMVPLMYSYDDSQRLPNLEEFIKSLLFENGEPIQGVY from the exons ATGGCTTTCTGTTTCCcagctttttcttctttttcctcctaTAATTTAAATGTCCCAAGAAAGATTTCTAAAACAGGCAAGCCAAACTTTATTTTACGAGGCTCCTTGTCAAACAATTATGAAAAACAAAGCGATGCCCTTGAGAAGGATACTGTTCTCAAATCTAACCTCGTGAAACACTTGAAGCATCCAATGGGACACCCCAGCGTCATT GAAGACATTCATGTTGAACATGCACGAAAATTGAAGGCATTTAAGCATATGATAGGCAGAGTTGGAGAAGACAGTTTCGAAGGATTGGCCATTATTGACGCTGTTCAACGCCTTAGCATTGATTACCACTTCCAGGATGAGATTCAACAAATTCTACGCCGGCAGTATGTGATATCTACCAGTGACCCATTTCAGCATCATCATTGTCTTCAAGAGACTTCTCTTCGCTTTCGACTGTTGAGACAAGAAGGCTTTAATGTGCCTACTG ATGTGTTTAACAGATTTACGAACAAGGACGGAAAGTTTAACCAGAGATTAAAAGAAGACATTAATGGATTGTTGGATCTATATGAAGCATCACAGCTTTGTGTACAAGGAGAAGATGTGCTTGATGAAGCTAGGCAATTTAGTTCCAAGCTCCTCAATGACTCGATGACCAAACTTGTCGATTACCAAGCTGAGATTGTTAGAAATACGTTGTCGTATCCATATCACAGAACCTTGGCAAGGTTCGTGGCTAAAAACTTCTTTCTCAGATATTTCCAAGGTGAAAATAGATGGATAAATGTGTTCCAGGATCTAGCGAAAATGGATTTCAGTTTGGTCCAATCCTTACACCAAAGTGAAATTGTTCAAGTATCTAA ATGGTGGAAAGACCTTGGTTTGGCAAACAAGTTGAAGTTTGCAAGAGACCAACCGCTTAAATGGTATCTTTGGTCCTTGGCCTGCTTCACCGATGCAGACATGTCATGGCAAAGAATTGAGTTTACAAAAGCTGTATCCTTCATCTACATTATCGATGATATTTTTGATGTTTATGGAACACTTGATGAACTCACTATTTTTACAGATATAGTTAAAAG ATGGGATCATGCGGCTATTGATCAACTACCAGACTACATGAAGATATGTTTTCAGGTTCTTGATGATGTTACTAATGAAATCAGCTACAAGGTGTACAAGGAGCATGGCTTTAACCCTGTGCACTCACTAAGGAAAGCG TGGTCCAGTTTGTGCAACGCATTTCTAGTTGAAGCAAAATGGTTCACTGGTGGGAGCATGCCTAAGGCGGAAGAATACTTGAAAAATGGGATTATTAGTTCAGGGATACACCTGATGCTGGTGCATGTATTTTTTCTTCTGGGTCAGAATGTAACAAAGGAAACTGTTCAACTCATTGGCAATAATCCAGGAATAATATCCTCCACCGCAACCATTCTTCGGCTTTGGGATGATTTAGGCAGTGCCAAG GATGAGAATCAAGACGGCAAAGATGGATCATACGTTGACTACTATATGAGGGAACACCAAATCTCTGATGTAAAAGCTGCTGAAAAGCATACTATGGATAAGATTTCAGATGCATGGAAGTGCCTAAATAAGGAATGTCTCTCCTCAAACCCGTTTTCATGTTCTTTCATAAGGACTTCCCTAAATCTAGCGAGAATGGTTCCTTTGATGTATAGTTATGATGACAGCCAACGCCTTCCAAACCTTGAAGAGTTTATTAAGTCTCTTCTCTTTGAAAATGGAGAACCTATTCAAGGAGTTTATTAG